Proteins from a genomic interval of Eschrichtius robustus isolate mEscRob2 chromosome 9, mEscRob2.pri, whole genome shotgun sequence:
- the WTAP gene encoding pre-mRNA-splicing regulator WTAP isoform X2, translating into MTNEEPLPKKVRLSETDFKVMARDELILRWKQYEAYVQALEGKYTDLNSNDVTGLRESEEKLKQQQQESARRENILVMRLATKEQEMQECTTQIQYLKQVQQPSVAQLRSTMVDPAINLFFLKMKGELEQTKDKLEQAQNELSAWKFTPDRGLMASDYSEEVATSEKFPF; encoded by the exons ATGACCAACGAGGAACCTCTTCCTAAAAAG GTTCGACTGAGTGAAACAGACTTCAAAGTTATGGCACGAGATGAATTAATTCTCAG GTGGAAACAATATGAAGCATATGTGCAAGCTTTGGAGGGCAAGTACACAGATCTTAACT CTAATGATGTAACTGGCTTAAGGGAATCTGAAGAAAAACTAAAGCAACAACAGCAAGAGTCTGCACGCAGGGAAAACATTCTTGTAATGCGACTAGCAACCAAGGAGCAAGAGATGCAAGAGTGTACT ACTCAAATCCAGTACCTCAAGCAAGTCCAGCAGCCTAGCGTTGCCCAACTGAGATCAACAATGGTAGACCCAGCGATCAACTTGTTTTTCCTAAAAATGAAAGGTGAActggaacagactaaagacaaACTGGAACAAGCCCAAAATGAACTGAGTGCCTGGAAGTTTACGCCTGATAG AGGCCTGATGGCGTCGGACTATTCCGAAGAAGTGGCCACCTCCGAAAAATTCCCCTTCTAG
- the WTAP gene encoding pre-mRNA-splicing regulator WTAP isoform X3 — protein sequence MTNEEPLPKKVRLSETDFKVMARDELILRWKQYEAYVQALEGKYTDLNSNDVTGLRESEEKLKQQQQESARRENILVMRLATKEQEMQECTTQIQYLKQVQQPSVAQLRSTMVDPAINLFFLKMKGELEQTKDKLEQAQNELSAWKFTPDR from the exons ATGACCAACGAGGAACCTCTTCCTAAAAAG GTTCGACTGAGTGAAACAGACTTCAAAGTTATGGCACGAGATGAATTAATTCTCAG GTGGAAACAATATGAAGCATATGTGCAAGCTTTGGAGGGCAAGTACACAGATCTTAACT CTAATGATGTAACTGGCTTAAGGGAATCTGAAGAAAAACTAAAGCAACAACAGCAAGAGTCTGCACGCAGGGAAAACATTCTTGTAATGCGACTAGCAACCAAGGAGCAAGAGATGCAAGAGTGTACT ACTCAAATCCAGTACCTCAAGCAAGTCCAGCAGCCTAGCGTTGCCCAACTGAGATCAACAATGGTAGACCCAGCGATCAACTTGTTTTTCCTAAAAATGAAAGGTGAActggaacagactaaagacaaACTGGAACAAGCCCAAAATGAACTGAGTGCCTGGAAGTTTACGCCTGATAGGTAA